Genomic segment of Pochonia chlamydosporia 170 chromosome 1, whole genome shotgun sequence:
CGCCCATTTTTGGATTGGGTCAGATATGTTATTCGTCCACCGCCGTGTCCATTCGTATCCGGGGACTTGACCAGGCTTGAAAAGCCTGATGTCGGTGATTTTATACCTCAGACATGGAAAACGTCCCGCTTTAGTATTGGATACCTTTTTGCAAGTAAGGCAGGCCCCTCCCGGTTCCTCTGGGTTATGCTCACACTGAGACGAGTGCCAATGTTAGTAAATTTGCCACGTGTACACTCCATCGCCAAGAACACCGAGTTCTCACGTTAGGAGATACACCATCACAAAATAGGCACTCACCCGTATTCGTTGCATTCTGCAACGGATGCACGATCCTATTTTTCTAGTTTGTGCCGTCTGTTCTCGCAGATTGGGGTCCCGAAATGGACCCCGCTTTCCGCCACGCTGATTCGGTAGTAGGATGTCGAAGTTTGATGGCTGAACTTGCACACTTGAGTTGGTCCACGACCCGAGAAGGTCGGGTTCGAGGAGATTTCCTTGTGACATGATTGCACCTGGGTATCCAGAGCTAGGACTCAAGTCGGTTTGTTGCATCGTTTGCCCCACTGATGCATTCAATGTGTTATACTCGTAACTAGCGTGCGTTTGGCTGTTTTGTATCAAACTGTCTTGTCCAAAAATAGGCGAGTTATCGAGGCCTGGATCCTGCTTGACAGTTTCGTCATGAAAAACTCCGCTGAACGTACTGTCATGAGCGCAAATGTAGCTTTGGCTGGCGAActctggtgtggtgtgtaATTTGGATACTCCCGCAAATGACGTGTCTGTTTGGGCACACTGAGTCGAACCATCGCCAAAGACGGAATGACCGAATGGCTTTGTATCAACCAGGGGAAATGGGATGGTCTCCGGCAGGACTCGACTCTCTACCATTGGCCGCGTTTCTGCAGAATATGGCCGGCTAGGCTCATATATTTCTGGTTGCTCCCCGGGCAAAGAGAAGTAACCTGTCGTCACATCGGTCAGCTTGATGATTTTGCATTTAGCGCATCAACAATTGACAAattggaaaagaaaagagagccaTGAGCAAGGTGAAACACAGTGACGAGATACTCTTTCATCTTACCTTCCGATTGATCCTCCCTTCCGCAGCCGCTACAGATTAGTTCTGCCATGCGTCGGGGAAACTGGGCCAAGCTTTGTGTAGCGGGAATAACTGGTTGGGCCCATTTCGCCAATACAGATTGCCCGTCGTTGGTGCTTGCTTCGTACAGGTTGAGTGCCAAGGCTTTCTCAGAGTTGTCTTGATACTCAGAGGGACAGTACCTCAACGGCATTGTGCTAGGGTGGGGGTCAAGCTTTCGTCgttttgttggttggtgcTCCGAGTGGGAGGTATAGCGACTTTCTAGGCCGGAAGCTTGACTGTATGACAAGGTATTTTGATCAAATGGAAGCTGGTAATCGAAGGGCAACTGTTGAAAAGGGTCCACAGCGAACAGGAGTGTCGGCTGGTGTGCAAGAGATGACACCGCAATGCCGGCATGAGGCTGAGAACGCTTGTGAATTATGGACCGTGGGAGCTCCTATCTCTTGAGTTAATGAATTGTCCTTGTGTACGACAGACAATATTCAAGATAAGTCGTAAAAGCACAATACGATCACAAGGATGAACGCTATGGTACTTGGCATCTCACCGAGTGGAGTACGCTCAGCCGGCCAGACGAGGAACGGGAATTGCCAAAGGACCATTAGGTAACGCATTGAACAATGCGAGGATGATCGAAGGGGAGAATGGGCAGTGATATATCTTATGCGGGTTGCCGTGAACCCGGGCGAGGGCAAGTAGGGGACTCTTACCATAGTACCAGTTGTTGACCGTGACGGGGTGTGTTGGACAAGACTAGTAATTGTCGTGCAAGAATGAGCTAAGACTCAGGTACTAGCACGTGGAAAGGAAAGTATCGTCTTTACCAAAGAGACAAGAAGTGTCGAGGCGGCGCGGCGAAGCCGCAAAAACCTTGGGAGCTGATCAAACGTTGAGCTGCAACTCGCCCAGGGAGGGGGTTCGATTTGCTAAGGCTCCACAAAGACCATCGTCATGAAAGATTGAGTACTAGTATCTGACTGTGCATCCGCGCGGGGGGTGTAGCGCAGGCAGCACCTAGAGGTATCCGCGGTGTCTGGGCAATGACAAGGCAAGAGGATTCAAACTCGGATTCGCCTTTAAtgggcaacaagaagaaggtggccGGGGTGTCCAAGGCGGAGAATGGGGATGTAAATTACGGAGTCGAGCTAACGTTGGTTCCAAGtccggaggaggaggaggtcaaagtcaaagtcggcAGTAGTGTCGTCGGGTTGGCTGCTGATTCTACAAGTATTGGCGCGTCGTGTTCGATGTTCCATCGACCATGGTGCTTACGGCCAAAGGTACAACCAAACCGGTGCCAAAAGGCTGACTTTGGCCGGTGCGGCTGGGGATGCGGAAACTGTTGCCAATTGCTGATTCTTGCTTCCTTGGCTTGATGTCTTCCAGGTGCGCCCGTGTCTTCATCAGGCAAGGATGGCGGATAGCGCGGGCCAATATGTGAGGCGTGCTGCCGATGTGCATGGACAAATGAGGCTGTCGTTGTTCCAGTGGCTGCGGGCAATCTTGTCCGGCAGGTCAAAAAGATGGCGATAGTCAAGTCTTGGAGAGAGCAGAATGGCTCGGTGAGGAGGGCAAAGTCATTCCGCCGTGCTGAATTGTATTTGAGCAGACTGAGGGGTACCACTCAAACCAGGACAGGGTTGAATATCCTTTTGGTTCAGACTTGGCAAGGCgccttgttgatgagagCAGAGACACAACGTGGGCTACCCGATCGGACCACTGCCTGTGACCGACCAACAGGTTGGGCAAGATGCTGCAAGGGGGTGTGGGCGTGGCAGAAATTGTCAGCGAGATCCATCACATAACACAATGCGACTTCGTGctccatactccgtagtcTGTTCAGAGTGCGCCTAAGGGGGAAAAGCGGCGTGGGCTTCcccaaagcttcatcttcgagGGACATGTGGGAGGGATATGTGCGCGGTATTATGGGAATTATGTATCAGTCCGCAACCCTTTTCCCCGTCCTCGACGGTCACGCCACTTGCGCATATCGGCTGGCACTGTAGACGAAGGTGCTTGGTGGCTTATTGAACAACACCGCAACCCTGGCTCAGCATCTTTGCCTGATTTGGGATTTTTACTTCTTGGTTGTTTGCTGCCGACGAGTTTCTTTTTCCCCTGTTGGTAGCTTCCATGCATCGCGAACGAAACTTTTCCGTCCAAGACATTGCTCGTCTGGAGGTGTGTGTCCGTCCGGTATGGCAACTCTGCTGTCTCCTGTTGATTTTGGGCATCGAGGAAGCGTCTATCGGGGCTGCCAACAACCGAAGTGCCTCTGGTATTACCGCGTATCAGCCCAGGCTGCTGCAGCTAGCGGCTGGCAGAAGACGATGGATGGCACATGGCCGGCGCCTTGTTCCGCCTGGTTCAAGTGAACTATCTGTGTGTGTTCCGAAGGTTTGGTTAGAGATTCCCATGACTTGTTGTGACGTGGTTGCCGCATAACTATCGGAAAATATCCAATTGTGGCAGCCACAGTCTGGTTTCGGACAAATTAGACCCTAGCTGAGAGATTCAATCGCAGATTGCTTATTGCCAATCATGAAATTGACAGGGTCTTCTGTCACGCCTGAGGGAATGGATGAGAAAAAAGCACAAGGTGTCTGGTACACGGCCTGTACTCCATTGCCTTGTGCTCAAGTATGTGCGGTATATCGCGTCACACCTCGAACTCTCACTGGCCAGACATGTGATGTGACGGTTGCAAGACAAAGACCCTTTCCCGCCTCGAATGGGGCGGGACCGGTGAGTGGGAGGGCCAATGCCAACCTTCCGTCAATTTGAACGGTTGCTGGGCGAGACATGAGAATCAGGATTGTCGTTTCCTGACGCCCGCCTGCGGGTGACCAGGGTGATCATGGGTGTCTGGTGCcccgccgccaacaacattGTGTAACACTACCTgccaccatcatcagcaacttCTCCATTTGCATTGAGAGTGTTGCATGGAGCTCAAGCTGTGGTGAAGCCAGCCTCGGGACAAACAGCAGCACTTTTTCGATTGTTGAATCGGCGCTGTTGGCTGGTGAATGAATGTATGCTTGCTTTTGGGAAACTCAGCCTGGCGTTCCCATTGACACAGGGACTAGTATCAGTGTTGCTGAAATGATTCACAGCGGCTGATGAAGTTTCGAACCGGGCTGCTTTACACCCTCAAGAAGAGATGTGCAAGCTCAGCCTGAGCAACGATAAACTGACTGCGATGTCGTCTGTCAAGTTGAGACGAAGTTGAAGAGAGTTTGGGGCATCATGAAGCCATGGTGGAGCCATGCAGTCTGGCTTAACCTTAACAGCCGCAAGCGCGACCGGTAAAGTGGGCAACTGCCTGCCATCTCGTGGCCGACTCGATGAACCAGGCGGCAGGAGCCAAGGCAAGCGGGAAggactggctggctggagagtctccattgccattgccgcacTCCATTTGGACCACATTCTCCACGATTTGCGACGTGCCTTGTGTGCCTGGCCAATGGCATGCCGGTATTGTTTGCCAACGTCCAACGGCACCACACCACGGCACAGCCCGTCACTTCATCCTCCATCTGTTCAAACAAAGTGGGTCCTAGACGTCGACAAGCCAACATCGCCTCGGATGATTCACGACCGTTGTGCTCCATCCTCCTTGCTCCCGTACTCTACCCACATAGTCAATACCTTATACTTCTCTCTCGGTCTGGCTGCCGTCGCATGCTTGAATGCCGATTTCTGTATGGGGGCCAGCGGACACGCACACACACCTCGCTATGGTATGCAATCATGTTCGAGATCCTGGCACAGATTTACCTGCACGGACAGAAACCACGACCCTGTCGGGTTGCTCATCGTTTAGCTGCATTCTGGTGCGCATGGCCAGATCGCCTTGATGTCTGACTCTCGCATCTTTCCATGTAAGCCCATGTCACGGTCCGTGTCATGACTCGTCATTCTAACAAAAATACTGATGAACTGCGGTTCGCCGTGTCGCAGCAGTTCGGTCATGGCTCCCGGGCACCGTTACCAACAGGGCAAACCAACTCCGGCATGCATCTACCTACGACCAATAGCCTATGCTTGTCTATTGCGCGCTGCAAAGCTCAAAGACGCATGCGTATATTACATATGTTGGGATTCTACGTACGGTACGCTTTGACCCCTCTACGAATGGGTTGAGCGAAGTCCTTCCACGACATTTGGCTATGGTGACAGAAACAACTCCATGGCTTCCACTCAAACTAcgagcaacatcaacacgACCGGTGAGCAGTTCTCTGCAAACGATCCAGTGGCATTGACCAGCCATGATTTGATGCTACCACCACTTTATATCGGTGAAATTGTGGATGCTTCCTTTTGTTGTCGGCGCCTTTCCCTCTAGGACCTTGCTCCGGCCAGTTTCAATCCAAACAGGCGAGCAGTGGCGCAATCCCCTCTGCTGATCAAATTGACTCTGCATTTCACAGCATCGACAATTCTTCTGCTCAACGTGATTTGTCGTTGAGTCTGAAAGTATCGCGAGTGGCAAAGGTACATCGGAATTGGTCTAGTGGTactcatcatcgccaaactGAAGTGCTGCTCAAGTCGTGCAACCGATGCTACACCCTTTCGTATATTATTGGTTCTCGTTAGGTGAAGCACAGAGCggtgttgagattgaggcTTGCGACGATATTTCTTTTTGCCGATATCTGGCCTGTCAGTGTGCTCAGGTGTGTGCGCATATCTGCCCATCCATTCCTAGCCCACCACTTTGGTTCGTACTATCTGTGCGTTTGATTGccttttttttgttttccagACCGTGTTTCACAATAGTTCCCTTCAAAACAGTAAGCCATCTACTAGAAACACGTTAGCAATGGCCTCAAAAGCCAACCTTCCAAGTTCGTCTCTTGTGGCACGGTTGCCACAATTCAACGGTCTAAAGTAGCTGCTAAGCTGCTCGGCGCTCCTGGCGAATGCAAGTTTTGCAAATTACTTGGGACCTTGACCAGTGAAGTCACTTTGTATACTTTCGTTTTCTGTAAGGGTGTAATGTATTAGTCGACTGCTTTGTCCATCTATCGCTAAATACATCGACACTTCCTTGGCTATCATGACTCTCATTCTCCATTTTTACCTCATCACCCGTTTCTAAAGTGCGGCCATGCTTGTCCCAAATCTCCGAGTGCTCATGCTGCCCACCATATTCGTTTGGAATCCTCCAGAGCTAGAAGTCAAAATGTGAGATATCATCATGGTGTCACTCCAGCATTTGATTGGTTTGTAGTCCCACGACCGCAATgcctccatgccaacaacccaTCTATCTATTCGGGGCCACACCGATAGCTTGCGGTAGACTTTCCGGTATCACCAAACATTAGAAATCACAGACCGGAGCTGTACACAACGTGTTTTTCATCGGTCAGCGCCACATTTGGTCCAACGCCTCAATACCTGAACTGCAAACAGTTGAAGGAACAAGGCTGCCTTTTTTGTACACTCCTGTCCGTTTCACTCGGTGAAAGCGAGCTGCAAATTACCAGGCTCTCATGCAAAAGATGCAATGCTTCGGGAGAAGGGAAGCCATCTGGAATATGCGATTGGCTCCAATACAAGTACAGCAGCGTCATCCGCGCTTTCTTTGTCATGAGGTTGGGGGCAAAGTCAGATGCGTAAGCTTTATTGATTCCGTTTCCCACAACAAAAACGTTTCTCCATGGATGTCCTGCATTTCAAAGATGCAGAATTACTCATATGTTCCAATTGGGCACGCCAGTGGCACCCCGACCTCTAAAGGGCAACATTGCTTCCAAAGTGGTAATGGCGACATGATGACGACAGACAAGGCAACCTCACGATAACTTGGACAACTCGCGATGCCAGAGAAAGTAGCCTTCCCATCGATGCTATCACTGCCTGATTTAGCCAGCGGTTGAAATTCCATGTGGGTAAAGATCTAACGCAATGGGTGCGTTGGATTGGGTGAGCAACACAGCCGGTGATTCAGGCAGAGCTGCTGTCATCTCATATTTATGCCACCAGCCGAAGCTCGACCAACTGCACCACACACCTCTGGCGTTCATTTTCAGCTGGGTTCCGACATTCCTCAACAGGCGTTGATGATATTCAGATTATATTCACATCTTGCTCCCAGCAAGTCCATGGTTCAATCATGTGATCTATCACGTCTGTCGAATCAAGGCTATAGCAGGGTAGCTCCTGCCCCATCTCTTACATGGACTTGTCCAGCTCATGTTTCGAGTCACGTTTTGTGCAACCAATGCCAGCAGGAGTCAGCCTTGTCTTCATAGTTTGTGTCCCAATAAAATCCGAGCAGAGCTGCTTTGATAGGACCATCTGATTTCTTTCGATTCTGAACACTTCATGTTGCATCTGCGAGGCGCAACCAGAGCGTGACAACAAGTAGCCTTGGAACAATTTTGACAATTCTTGGTCTTTACTCAAGGGCGGCTTGGATCTTTCAAATTCTAAGAGAACCATTTTGGGTACGAGCCCCAGTCAACTTGTGATATGTTTTGTTTTCCCTTCGGCTGGTCAATCATCCAAATCCTCTGACAGCTAACTCCAACTTTTGACTTTTAGATCATCAACAGTCAAATTCAACATGGATCTAAGCCAGCAGTCCATACATGATGTCATCCATCCCACAGCAGCGTTCTCTACATTCGACGGGGTTAATCATGTTGTTGGGGCGACCCCAACTTTAGACACACAATCATCATGGGACGACTCACTTCTGAACCCCAAAAACCGCTTCGACAGCCTCTGCCCGCCGAAGAATCCCCTGTGGCGTATCGATGGATGTACAGCCTTTGGAACACAGATATATGCTGTGCCACTATTCGTGGACAAAATTTCCCCCTTTCGGGTAGATGTCTTTATTCCGGAGCCTGCAACACTGCCAGCGGACGTTCGTGATGCACTTGACCTCGACGTGACGTTTTACACCCGAGATCGTGCCCGCATCTCCAGATTAGGCATCACAAGCCATGTCCTACGCTGTCTGCAGTACTGGAGCTCGACTCAGAAGGATCCGATGGGGATTTACGACAACTTGCCGTTCGGCTCACGAATTGTGTTTCAGAACTTGCCAAAAGCAGTGTCAAAGGCTCTCATTTCCGTTGTTCCCACGCA
This window contains:
- a CDS encoding Zn(2)-C6 fungal-type DNA-binding domain-containing protein (similar to Metarhizium robertsii ARSEF 23 XP_007820368.1) — protein: MPLRYCPSEYQDNSEKALALNLYEASTNDGQSVLAKWAQPVIPATQSLAQFPRRMAELICSGCGREDQSEGYFSLPGEQPEIYEPSRPYSAETRPMVESRVLPETIPFPLVDTKPFGHSVFGDGSTQCAQTDTSFAGVSKLHTTPEFASQSYICAHDSTFSGVFHDETVKQDPGLDNSPIFGQDSLIQNSQTHASYEYNTLNASVGQTMQQTDLSPSSGYPGAIMSQGNLLEPDLLGSWTNSSVQVQPSNFDILLPNQRGGKRGPFRDPNLREQTAQTRKIGSCIRCRMQRIRCEHNPEEPGGACLTCKKVSNTKAGRFPCLRYKITDIRLFKPGQVPGYEWTRRWTNNISDPIQKWASSDVKFIRISAGYSTKSIELRVRKFVPQDGDKLERTWDFEGSKRSVKIPPYALMDLDDGKSAYMTHIRDAMGDTLQYVAERSSGLLRKTYIQAFRMYQDASIPEDWRQLFDWTFRLWVAIRLSTTSDFIVGDEKLGMPNNILDSTNPNSGKIPVPPVLGAQLDLVLIHHIQTKLRRELLDKLQKMVLKNKQSTWFVTYLVTFMLLHNAALITAHDAAYARKHRIKRRFAREDKVKEYHLGANILLAHFHYCNKGWYPFSEDCKDQDLRTLADLNDDKIQFVHATRRFAREHRLMHAEREWDELREQGAWEDDYFFVSQLFEENWHPRSIA